The Primulina eburnea isolate SZY01 chromosome 8, ASM2296580v1, whole genome shotgun sequence genome contains a region encoding:
- the LOC140840071 gene encoding LOW QUALITY PROTEIN: uncharacterized protein (The sequence of the model RefSeq protein was modified relative to this genomic sequence to represent the inferred CDS: deleted 1 base in 1 codon), which yields MDDSCAVCAESLDWVAYGACGHKDVCSTCVARLRFICDDRRCCICKTESNVVYVTKALGVYTNTIGDFSLFPSKVKEGRVENYWYHEDTQSFFDDLDHYKMIKAMCRLSCGLCDKTEDHPDDGSRRRAEFRNIEQLKGHLFHKHRLMMCSLCLEGRKVFICEQKLYTRSQLTQHTNTGDSEVDGTESERGGFMGHPRCEFCGTPFYGDNELYTHMSTEHYICHICQRQHPGQYEYYKNYDDLEIHFRRDHFLCEDEDCLGKKFIVFQSEAEMKRHNTLEHGGSMSRSKRSAALQIPTSFRYQRSSEQGHHRGRGRTFQRDLSDNQLSLAIQASLETVNTAPFSTRTATDHGESAEVETLVPALESLTTVSEPNSRYLQALSHNSTGSALGEVSFPPLTVNPGSSQQNSHSDVQPKRTMAALLRHQSNRKGNASSSASAPSWPGRSHAFTQPEINSVHDWPSIDRASGSASGPGLSKPVIKTGHASPGRSVSAQSRPSLVNDSSSTASLIPSRMFGSTSRIRHSLSASNLSERGSLDLSSDDFPQVGVAQTGIPSSNQTLDKVKDVQTANKSLVEKIRSALGFNEEKFISFKVISGEYRQGSMDAETYLANVVQFGLSDLVPELASLLPNVQKQKALMEAYHVNLVESAPIENGRNNGIRLKNSKDSKKGKGKSVDSGNSVAKNSLADKIISTVNELQSNYRASDEAVPVLSKDGYRSDRGKSKAVVDDPRLESGGPGESLKSKNDSSSFVESNQKSGTGDGKGKQKKKTSKFHRVRLGDGSVEALLDLKSGNHDPDPSPYIKDSATSSGPNMDSLPARGVWRNGGGQKLLMTSREPKK from the exons ATGGACGATAGCTGCGCGGTGTGTGCGGAGAGCTTGGATTGGGTGGCTTACGGTGCTTGTGGTCACAAGGATGTCTGT TCCACTTGCGTGGCTCGCCTAAGGTTTATCTGCGACGATCGACGCTGCTGTATTTGCAAGACTGAGTCCAACGTCGTCTATGTAACCAAG GCGTTGGGAGTTTACACGAATACGATCGGTGATTTTTCATTGTTTCCCTCCAAAGTAAAAGAAGGCAGAGTAGAAAACTATTGGTATCACGAAGATACACAGTCATTTTTTGATGATTTGGATCATTACAAGATGATCAAGGCCATGTGCAGACTTTCATGTGGATTGTGTGATAAAACGGAGGACCATCCTGATGATGGATCCAGGAGAAGAGCAGAGTTTAGAAACATTGAGCAGCTAAAGGGTCATTTATTTCATAAACATAGGTTGATGATGTGCAGCCTGTGCTTGGAAGGAAGAAAG GTTTTCATTTGCGAACAAAAGTTATATACGAGATCTCAACTCACTCAACACACAAACACAGGTGACTCTGAGGTGGATGGAACTGAAAGTGAAAGGGGAGGTTTCATGGGGCATCCTCGGTGTGAATTTTGCGGCACACCATTTTACGGGGATAACGAGCTCTATACACATATGTCTACGGAACATTATATTTGTCATATATGCCAAAG GCAGCATCCAGGACAGTATGAGTACTATAAAAATTATGATGATTTGGAG ATCCACTTTCGTCGTGATCATTTTCTATGTGAGGATGAGGATTGTCTTGGCAAAAAGTTTATTGTCTTCCAATCTGAAGCTGAAATGAAG AGGCACAATACTTTGGAGCATGGAGGGAGTATGTCTCGTTCGAAGCGCAGTGCTGCTCTTCAG ATACCCACCAGTTTTCGGTATCAACGAAGTAGTGAACAAGGTCATCATCGCGGAAGAGGACGTACATTTCAACGAGATCTTTCTGATAATCAACTTTCTTTGGCCATCCAAGCAAGTCTCGAAACAGTTAATACAGCACCATTTAGTACTCGGACTGCTACTGATCATGGAGAAAGTGCTGAAGTTGAGACGCTTGTTCCAGCTTTGGAGTCTTTAACCACAGTTTCTGAGCCAAATTCAAGATATCTTCAAGCTTTATCTCATAATTCAACTGGTTCAGCACTTGGAGAAGTTTCCTTTCCTCCTCTCACTGTGAATCCTGGAAGTAGTCAACAGAACTCCCATTCTGATGTTCAGCCTAAAAGAACTATGGCAGCACTTCTCCGTCATCAGAGTAACCGTAAAGGAAATGCCTCATCTTCAGCTTCTGCTCCTTCTTGGCCAGGAAGGAGTCATGCTTTTACTCAGCCAGAAATCAACAGTGTTCATGATTGGCCCTCGATTGACCGTGCTTCTGGATCAGCATCTGGTCCTGGACTGAGTAAACCAGTGATAAAAACTGGGCATGCCTCACCTGGACGTTCAGTTTCAGCTCAGTCTCGTCCATCATTGGTTAATGATTCATCGTCGACTGCTTCTTTGATTCCATCGAGGATGTTCGGAAGCACAAGTCGTATCCGTCACTCTTTGTCGGCCTCTAATCTTTCTGAGCGTGGCTCTCTGGATTTGTCATCTGATGATTTTCCTCAAGTTGGTGTAGCACAGACAGGCATACCTTCAAGCAACCAAACTTTGGACAAGGTAAAAGATGTTCAAACAGCAAACAAATCGCTGGTGGAGAAAATTCGTTCAGCTTTGGGGTTTAATGAAGAAAAATTCATTAGCTTTAAAGTGATATCTGGTGAATATCGTCAAGGTTCAATGGATGCTGAGACGTATCTAGCGAATGTTGTGCAGTTTGGTTTGTCTGATCTTGTTCCTGAGTTAGCTAGTCTTCTTCCTAATGTTCAGAAGCAGAAAGCGCTGATGGAAGCCTATCATGTTAATCTGGTAGAGAGTGCTCCAATAGAGAATGGTAGGAACAATGGCATCCGTTTAAAAAATAGCAAGGACTCTAAGAAAGGGAAAGGTAAATCTGTAGATTCTGGAAATAGTGTTGCTAAAAACAGTTTAGCTGATAAGATTATAAGTACTGTAAACGAATTACAGTCAAACTACAGAGCTTCGGACGAAGCGGTGCCTGTGTTATCGAAGGATGGGTATCGATCTGACCGAGGCAAATCAAAGGCTGTGGTGGATGATCCACGGTTAGAATCAGGTGGACCTGGTGAGTCCTTGAAATCGAAAAATGACTCCTCTTCTTTTGTTGAATCTAATCAGaagtcaggtactggtgatggAAAAGGTAAGCAAAAGAAGAAAACTTCCAAGTTCCACAGAGTCCGCCTTGGTGATGGCTCTGTTGAAGCACTCTTGGATCTTAAAAGTGGTAATCATGATCCAGATCCTTCTCCATATATAAAGGATTCTGCCACCTCAAGCGGACCAAATATGGATAGTCTGCCTGCTCGTGGTGTGTGGCGGAATGGTGGAGGCCAGAAGCTTTTGATGACCTCCAGAGAAcctaaaaaatga
- the LOC140840068 gene encoding protein translocase subunit SecA, chloroplastic isoform X2, translated as MVLHKGEIAEMKTGEGKTLVAVLPAFLNALAGKGVHVVTVNDYLARRDCEWVGQVSRFLGLKVGLIQQNMSSEERRENYLCDITYVTNSELGFDYLRDNLATSVDELVLRGFNYCVIDEVDSILIDEARTPLIISGSAEKPSDRYYKSAKIATVFERDIHYTVDEKQKNVLLTEQGYADAEEILEVKDLYDPREQWASYILNAIKAKELFLRDVNYIIRGKEVLIVDEFTGRVMQGRRWSDGLHQAVEAKEGLPIQNETVTLASISYQNFFLQFPKLCGMTGTAATESAEFESIYKLKVTIVPTNKPMIRKDESDVVFRATTGKWQAVIVEISRMNKAGRPVLVGTTSVEQSDALSAQLRESGIPHEVLNAKPENVEREAEIVAQSGRLGAVTIATNMAGRGTDIILGGNAEFMARLKLREMLMPRVVKPAEGGYVSVKKPSPKKTWKVNESLFPCTLSKESSKLAEEAVQFAVTTWGQRSLTELEAEERLSYSCEKGPVQDEVISKLRITFLDIVREYKVYTEEEREKVVSAGGLHVVGTERHESRRIDNQLRGRSGRQGDPGSSRFFLSLEDNIFRIFGGDRIQGLMRAFRVEDLPIESKMLTKALDEAQRKVENYFFDIRKQLFEYDEVLNSQRDRVYTERRRALESDDLQFLLVEYAELTMDDILEANIDSDAPRESWNFEKLAAKLQQYCYLLNDLTPELFGANCSNYDELKEYLHLRGREAYMQKREIVEKEAPGLMKEAEKFLILSNIDRLWKEHLQALKFVQQAVGLRGYAQRDPLIEYKLEGYNLFIEMMARIRRNVIYAIYQFQPVLVKQKNEQRSEGVKSDAKNHDDTNPVVTSMPSS; from the exons AAAATATGAGCAGCGAAGAGAGGAGGGAGAACTACTTATGTGACATCACATATGTTACAAATAGTGAGCTGGGATTTGATTACTTGAGAGATAATCTTGCCAC GAGTGTTGATGAACTTGTCTTGAGAGGTTTCAATTACTGTGTCATTGACGAGGTTGATTCTATCCTCATTGACGAAGCAAGGACTCCTCTCATCATATCTGGATCTGCTGAAAAACCCAGCGACCGTTACTATAAATCTGCTAAAATAGCCACCGTATTTGAGCGAGATATTCATTACACT GTTGATGAGAAACAAAAAAACGTTTTACTTACAGAACAAGGTTATGCAGATGCAGAAGAAATTCTGGAAGTAAAAGATTTATATGATCCAAGAGAGCAGTGGGCATCATacatattaaatgcaatcaaaGCCAAGGAACTTTTTCTTAGAGATGTGAACTATATAATCAGAGGGAAGGAAGTTCTTATAGTGGATGAGTTTACTGGCCGAGTAATGCAG GGGAGACGCTGGAGTGATGGACTTCATCAAGCAGTTGAAGCAAAAGAAGGACTGCCTATACAAAATGAAACAGTGACCTTGGCTTCTATCAGCTACCAAAACTTTTTTCTACAG TTTCCAAAACTTTGTGGCATGACTGGCACGGCTGCCACCGAAAGCGCAGAGTTTGAGAGCATATACAAACTCAAAGTGACCATTGTTCCAACAAACAAACCCATGATAAGAAAG GATGAGTCAGATGTAGTGTTTAGGGCAACTACAGGGAAATGGCAAGCAGTCATAGTAGAGATATCTCGGATGAACAAAGCAGGCCGGCCAGTGCTCGTGGGAACAACTAGTGTTGAGCAAAGTGATGCCTTATCTGCTCAACTTCGTGAATCTGGAATCCCCCATGAG GTTCTGAATGCAAAACCAGAAAATGTGGAAAGAGAAGCTGAAATTGTGGCTCAGAGTGGCAGACTAGGGGCAGTTACAATCGCAACAAACATGGCTGGTCGTGGTACTGACATAATCCTTGGCGGTAATGCTGAATTTATGGCAAGGTTGAAGTTACGTGAGATGCTGATGCCAAG AGTTGTAAAGCCTGCTGAAGGAGGTTATGTTTCAGTTAAGAAACCTTCTCCGAAGAAGACATGGAAG GTAAATGAAAGTCTATTTCCATGCACGCTATCCAAAGAGAGCTCTAAACTGGCCGAGGAGGCTGTACAGTTTGCAGTCACAACATGGGGTCAGAGGTCATTGACTGAGCTTGAAGCTGAAGAGCGGTTGTCGTATTCTTGTGAAAAG GGTCCTGTTCAGGACGAAGTCATTTCAAAGCTCCGCATTACTTTTCTTGACATTGTCCGGGAGTATAAGGTTTACACCGAAGAAGAGAGGGAGAAG GTTGTGTCAGCGGGTGGGCTTCATGTTGTGGGTACGGAGCGTCATGAGTCACGCCGAATTGACAATCAG CTGCGTGGCCGTAGTGGCCGACAAGGAGACCCTGGAAGTTCCCGGTTTTTTCTTAGTCTTGAAGATAACATCTTTCGCATATTTGGTGGAGATAGAATTCAG GGCTTGATGAGAGCTTTTAGAGTTGAAGATTTACCAATTGAATCCAAGATGCTGACAAAAGCACTGGATGAAGCTCAGAGAAAAGTGGAAAATTACTTTTTTGACATTAGAAAGCAATTGTTTGAATATGATGAGGTTTTGAACAGTCAAAGAGATAGGGTATACACTGAGAGAAGAAGAGCATTGGAGTCCGACGATCTCCAATTTCTCCTTGTCGAATATGCTGAGTTAACAATGGACGATATACTGGAG GCAAATATTGATTCTGATGCTCCAAGAGAGAGCTGGAATTTTGAGAAGCTTGCTGCAAAACTTCAACA ATATTGCTATCTTTTGAATGATTTGACCCCTGAATTATTCGGAGCTAATTGCTCCAATTATGATGAATTAAAAGAATACCTTCACCTTCGTGGACGTGAAGCATATATGCAGAAACGG GAAATAGTGGAGAAAGAAGCTCCTGGTTTGATGAAAGAAGCAGAAAAGTTCCTTATATTGTCCAACATAGATCGCTTATGGAAGGAACACTTGCAAGCACTCAAATTTGTACAGCAGGCTGTAGGTTTGCGGGGATATGCGCAGAGAGATCCACTTATCGAGTACAAACTTGAGGGCTACAATCTTTTCATAGAGATGATGGCGCGTATAAGAAGAAATGTTATATATGCTATTTACCAG TTCCAGCCAGTTTTGGTGAAGCAGAAAAATGAACAACGTTCTGAAGGTGTTAAATCTGATGCTAAGAATCATGATGATACGAATCCAGTCGTCACTTCCATGCCCTCTTCCTAA
- the LOC140840070 gene encoding L-cysteine desulfhydrase-like — translation MELPEANGDGNHVSKKPKLSLISEAEIREEFAHHQPGIARINNGSFGSCPASIIAAQKLWQLRFLRQPDDFFFNHLQRQIMRSRSIVKELVNADHVNEISIVDNATTAAAIVLQHVGWAFAEGRFQKGDAVVMLHCAFQAVKKSIEAYVTRAGGSVIVVHLPFPVNSNEEIIAEFRKGLARGKANGKTVRLAIIDHITSMPSVVIPARELVKICREEGVERVFVDAAHAIGSVHVDVKEIGADFYVSNLHKWFFCPPSVAFLYCRQSPISPDLHHPVVSHEYGNGLAIESAWIGTRDYSSQLVIPEALDFINRFQGGLMGIQKHNHDKVVEMGEMLAKAWGTNLGTPPEMCPSMAMIGLPSRLGILCDDDALKLRTHLRDHFGVEVPIYFQASRDGEIGSADVNGILTGYVRISHQVYNTVDDYIRLRDAINQLLHDGVTCKKLQRE, via the coding sequence ATGGAACTACCCGAAGCCAATGGAGATGGCAACCACGTCTCGAAGAAGCCAAAACTATCTTTGATATCTGAAGCAGAAATTCGGGAGGAGTTCGCCCATCACCAGCCAGGAATCGCTAGGATAAACAACGGCAGTTTCGGCAGCTGCCCCGCCTCCATCATCGCCGCTCAGAAGCTCTGGCAGCTTCGATTTCTCCGCCAGCCGGACGATTTCTTCTTCAACCATCTTCAGCGCCAAATCATGCGCTCTCGCTCCATCGTCAAGGAGCTTGTAAATGCTGACCACGTCAATGAAATATCCATCGTCGACAATGCCACTACTGCTGCTGCCATCGTTCTCCAGCATGTTGGATGGGCTTTTGCGGAAGGGAGATTCCAGAAGGGAGATGCTGTTGTCATGCTCCACTGCGCTTTCCAGGCTGTAAAGAAGTCAATCGAGGCTTATGTCACTAGGGCTGGGGGTTCTGTCATCGTGGTTCACTTGCCTTTCCCTGTCAATTCCAATGAAGAAATTATTGCCGAGTTTCGGAAAGGCTTGGCTAGAGGTAAGGCAAACGGCAAGACAGTTAGGCTAGCGATAATAGATCACATAACTTCAATGCCCAGTGTTGTTATTCCCGCTCGTGAATTGGTTAAGATTTGTAGGGAGGAAGGTGTCGAACGCGTGTTTGTGGACGCTGCTCATGCTATTGGCAGTGTTCATGTTGATGTCAAGGAGATCGGAGCCGATTTTTATGTAAGCAATTTGCATAAATGGTTTTTCTGCCCTCCTTCTGTTGCATTTTTATACTGCCGACAGTCACCCATATCGCCCGATTTACATCATCCTGTGGTTTCACATGAAtatgggaatggattggctatcgagaGCGCATGGATTGGGACACGAGACTACAGCTCTCAACTTGTAATTCCTGAAGCTTTAGATTTCATTAATAGATTTCAAGGTGGCCTCATGGGAATTCAGAAGCATAATCATGACAAAGTAGTGGAAATGGGTGAAATGTTGGCTAAGGCATGGGGAACAAATCTTGGTACACCTCCAGAGATGTGTCCCAGCATGGCAATGATTGGATTACCTTCGCGATTGGGTATTTTGTGTGACGATGATGCCTTGAAGTTAAGAACACACTTGAGAGATCATTTTGGGGTGGAAGTCCCCATATATTTTCAGGCTTCAAGAGATGGGGAGATTGGATCTGCGGATGTGAATGGTATTCTAACTGGGTATGTTCGTATTTCTCATCAAGTGTACAATACTGTTGATGATTATATCAGGTTACGCGATGCAATTAATCAACTTCTCCATGATGGAGTCACTTGCAAGAAGCTTCAGAGAGAATGA
- the LOC140840069 gene encoding protein S-acyltransferase 18: protein MSLVSSDAPRRHGWQRPLHPLQLVGTAVFCFLVAAFYCFLGLFLGSRIAEITITTIFSVAVVSVALLFLRCASIDPSDKSRFRFRKKKRKGDFTRFQELNYVYVFSKIFVRFFRRMERKILKTCIRRKYVDPCKASIQIQLEPLIPFPLVLKDDSFPPNPKDEDISFCSLCDFEVNKYSKHCRTCNRCVEGFDHHCRWLNNCVGKKNYSAFILLMTFVLIMLTVEGGTAIVVFVRCFSDSKGMEQELKRRHYENFPRGVLAAASILLVLVTAYSTVALGQLFFFHLVLIRKGISTYDYILAMKEENQLVELESLEDSDSASDSDFSSDESIEYDSPEKPSFLSRMIHKGGRINQNPQKLSIKVDDEPESLSILNKKKGFRASIDPWKLIKLSRDKAILAADKARERQLKHKPLTLKSDSLKPLPLEIKSGPLVKADNKDAGVLSLMPLPLVSKGRFLNSPRQFSSPRKRLSCSPTQQPGSGGAGGPSPKHNYRSGFDLKLTQVSREMESYISRQVLCSVLRSDGPEASPR from the exons ATGTCGCTCGTCTCCTCCGATGCACCCAGACGCCATGGCTGGCAACGCCCACTCCACCCTTTACAG CTCGTGGGAACAGCGGTTTTCTGTTTCCTAGTCGCGGCTTTTTACTGCTTTTTGGGACTTTTCTTAGGCAGCAGAATAGCGGAGATCACCATTACAACTATTTTCTCCGTAGCG GTAGTTTCTGTTGCTCTTCTGTTTTTGAGGTGTGCGAGCATTGATCCTAGCGACAAGAGTAGATTTCGAttcagaaaaaagaaaagaaaaggtgATTTTACCCGGTTCCAAGAGCTGAATTATGTGTATGTCTTCAGCAAGATTTTCGTGAGATTCTTCAGAAGAATGGAGCGCAAGATCCTGAAGACTTGCATTAGAAGGAAGTATGTGGATCCTTGCAAAGCTAGCATCCAAATTCAATTGGAACCTCTAATCCCATTTCCCCTCGTTCTCAAGGACGATTCTTTTCCACCAAATCCCAAAGACGAAGATATCTCGTTTTGCTCCCTCTGCGATTTCGAG GTTAACAAGTACAGCAAACATTGCAGGACTTGCAACCGGTGTGTCGAAGGATTCGATCACCACTGCAGG TGGCTGAACAATTGTGTTGGGAAAAAGAATTACTCGGCCTTCATTCTTTTGATGACTTTTGTCTTGATAATG CTTACCGTGGAAGGGGGAACTGCGATTGTGGTATTTGTCAGGTGCTTTTCTGATAGCAAAGGGATGGAACAAGAGTTGAAGAGAAGACACTATGAGAACTTCCCTAGAGGAGTTCTTGCAGCGGCATCA ATTTTATTGGTTTTGGTGACGGCCTATAGCACGGTTGCATTGGGGCAACTTTTTTTCTTCCATCTAGTTCTAATCCGAAAG GGAATATCGACTTATGATTACATTCTCGCCATGAAAGAAGAGAACCAACTTGTAGAACTTGAGTCACTTGAAGATTCGGATTCAGCTTCCGATTCAGACTTTTCATCTGATGAGAGTATTGAATACGATTCACCCGAAAAGCCTTCATTTCTATCACGAATGATACACAAAGGTGGAAGGATAAATCAG AACCCACAAAAATTGTCCATAAAGGTTGATGATGAACCAGAATCATTGTCCATCTTGAACAAAAAGAAAGGTTTCCGAGCAAGCATTGACCCCTGGAAACTAATAAAACTGAGTCGAGATAAAGCTATACTTGCAGCTGACAAGGCAAGGGAAAGACAACTGAAGCACAAGCCCTTAACTCTAAAAAGTGATTCACTTAAGCCCTTGCCTCTAGAAATAAAAAGTGGACCACTTGTGAAAGCAGATAACAAAGATGCAGGAGTGTTAAGCCTGATGCCTCTGCCTCTCGTTTCAAAAGGAAGGTTTTTAAACTCACCCAGACAGTTTTCAAGTCCAAGAAAACGACTTTCATGTTCCCCAACACAGCAACCCGGTTCTGGTGGTGCTGGTGGACCATCACCAAAGCACAACTATAGAAGCGGTTTTGATCTGAAGTTGACTCAAGTCTCCAGAGAAATGGAAAGCTATATATCCAGGCAGGTCTTGTGCTCAGTTTTAAGGAGTGATGGTCCCGAGGCTTCTCCTAGATGA